In Halobacteroides halobius DSM 5150, the genomic window AGTATTTTAATTGATCAATTAAAGCATGTGATTTTAAATCACTTAGCAACGGGAACTGGTCAAACAGTACTTAATTATTTACAACAACAGATAGAAAATATTGATATTAATCAATTAGGAGCTATTAGTTTTATCTCATTAGGAATGGTTGTTATCTTTTTATTAGCCCGAGTAGAAAGAACTTTTAATAGGATTTGGGGGGTTGAAAAGCATCGAGATTTATTCAAGCGTTTTGTTTCTTTTTGGACCTTTATTACTTTAGGAACTTTTTTAGTTACTTTATCTTTAAGTTTAGCTTTAGCAGTAGGAAATATTTACTTTGCTAGTGTTTCCCTAAGTGATACTATTTTTCTACAGTTTTTATCTATGATTGCTTATTTTTTAGTTTTTTTCATTGCTTATTATTTGATTCCTAATACTGAAGTAGAAGTTTTAGCAGCTATAGTAGGAGGAGTGAGTAGTGGAATTTTATTTTATTTGGCTAAAAATTTATACACTATCTACACTACTCATGTAGTTACTTATAATCAAATCTATGGTTCTTTAGCTGCTGCACCATTATTTTTAGTCTGGCTTTATTTAATCTGGATGATTGCTTTATTAGGAGCAGTAATCTCTTATGTCTTTCAACATCGTAATAATCTTTATTATTTTACAGATGTTGAAGATATAACCTTAGGGATTAGAATTCTTCTCCCTTTAGCAATTATGATTATTTTACATAAAAACTTTATTAAAGAAGGAGAAACGGGAGTTATAATTAAAGAATTAATAGACCGGATTAATGTACCATCGGCAGTAATTGAAGATGAACTTGAACGACTAAAAGAAGAGGGGTTAGTAGTCTTAACTAGAGATGGAAAGTATATACCAGCTTGTTCTACTCCAGAATTACCTTTAGAGCAAATTTGTGAAGTATCACTTTTAAAAGAAGGTTTAGATATTAAACATATCTTTAATGATCAAGAGGTTTGGGGGATTTATAATGCGATTCACCAACAACTAGAAAGTGATTTTAGAGACTTAACTGTAGGGGATCTATTAAAAGGAGGGCCAAGATGAAATTAGTACGTTTTCGGAAGGGAGAAAAGGTTGGTTATGGTATTTTAAAGAAAAGACGAATACAGAAAGTGGAAGGAAAAATTACAGGAGATTATCAAGTTTTAGATGAATACTATACCTTATCAGATGTAGAGTTATTAGCGCCATGTTCTCCTAGTAAGGTTATTTGTGTGGGGCTAAACTATAAGGATCATGCTCAGGAGTTAGGTATGGAGTTACCTACAGAGCCAATTATATTCTTGAAGCCAGCTACAACGGTAATTGGGCCAGAAGATATTATCAAGTATCCTAAAATGAGCCAGCAAGTTGACTATGAGGCAGAATTAGCAGTAGTAATTAAAGATCAGATTAAGAATATAACACCAGATCAAGCTCAAGAACATATTTTAGGCTATACCTGTGCTAATGATGTTACAGCTAGGGATTTGCAACGACAGGATGGACAGTGGACTAGGGCCAAATCATTTGATACATTTGCACCTTTAGGTCCAGTAATTGAAACAGAGCTTGCCCCAGATAGTTTAAAGATCGAACTATTTAAAAATGGAGAGCTAAAGCAAACTTCTAATACTGCAAAAATGATTTTCTCTATTCCTAAGCTAGTTAGTTTTATTTCTCAAGTAATGAGTTTACAGCCAGGTGATGTAATTTTGACCGGAACGCCACCTGGAGTAGGAGCAGTTGATTTAGAAGATCAAATTGAAGTTAAGATTGAAGGAATTGGTACTTTAAAGAATAAAATAGGTTGATTTGTCAGCTAAAGAGGGGTGAGGGGATGGAGTTTAATTTTTTAACTATAATTGATTTAGTAGTAACTGGTTTAATCTTTTATAAATTTGTTATGTTAATTAGAGGAACTAGAGCAATTCAATTATTAAAGGGTGTTTTATTTTTATTTTTTATTAGCTTTATTAGTCAGCAATTAGGATTTCAGATTTTTAATTATTTATTAGAACAGATTAGAACAATAGTTTTAATAGCAATTCCAGTTATTTTTCAACCTGAATTGAGAAGGGCTTTAGAAAAGATAGGTCGGGATTATTTAACTAGACATGATAAAGTTGAGACCAATATCGACCAGATAGTAGCTGCAATAATTAGATTAAGTGAGAGTCAAACTGGAGCTTTAATAGTACTTAAACGTCATACAGGGATAAAAGAAATAATTGATACTGGATTAGAAGTAGATGCTATTTTATCAGCAGAATTATTAATTAATATTTTTACTCCTAAGACTCCCTTACATGATGGGGCAGTAATAGTAGAAAAGAATAGAATTATAGCTGCTAATTGTCTATTACCTTTAACAGAGAAGAGAGGATTAAGTTCTAGCTTAGGTACTAGACATAGGGCTGCTTTAGGTATTAGTGAAGAAAGTGATGCTTTAGCATTGGTTGTTTCAGAAGAGACAGGTACTATTTCTTTGGCTAATCATGGAAAGTTTAAATATAATTTGGACGAATTTTCACTTAAAGAGGAATTATTTAAGAGGTTTGAGCATCAAGAATAATTAAGTTGAAAAAGAGCCAAGTAATATAGTGTAAAGTATCAAAATTGAAAAGGGAGTGAAAAAATGATAAGTTATGATGAACAGATAACAAAAAACCTTAAAGAGATAAATAAAATTCATGAAGATTATAAACAGTTAGCATCAGCATTAAAAGTTGTTAATAAAACATCGGATAAAACATATGGTCTTTCTGTAGGTTTTTTACCCAAGAAGGGTATATATTGTATTAAAGATGGTTGGGTTAAACTATTAGATTCTGGAGATAATTCTATAGATGATATTGAAAAATTTGAGCTAATAGATCGCAAAGATGGTAAAATGTTAAAGATTACTTATAAAAACAGCGAATGTCTTAGTATTAAATGAAGTAGTAACTATTTTTAATGGCTCCTAAGTTTTTACTTAGGAGCTATTTTTTTATGTTCTTTAACAATTTATTATTCATATTAAAAAATGTCAGTAGTATATGTGGACATAATATTAAAATGCTATTATTGTATTTAATGGTTTTAGGTATTAAGATGTAAGTAACGGATATAAGAACATAAGTTATATAATATATTTCTCGTTTTTAAAAATCCTAAAGGGGGAATATTAATAATGAAACAAACTATTCAAACTACTACTGAAGAAGTATCAACAAGACAACGTATCCAAAAGTTTGGAAGATTTCTTAGTGGGATGGTAATGCCAAATATTGGAGCTTTCATTGCTTGGGGATTTATTACGGCTTTATTTATTCCAACAGGATGGGTTCCTAACAAGGAATTAGCTTCATTAGTTGGGCCGATGATTACGTATTTATTACCTCTATTAATTGGATTTACTGGAGGTAAACAAGTTGCTGGTACTCGAGGCGGTGTAGTCGGTGCTGTGGCAACAATGGGAGTTATTGTTGGAGCTAATGTTCCAATGTTTTTAGGGGCTATGATAATGGGACCTCT contains:
- a CDS encoding YihY/virulence factor BrkB family protein; its protein translation is MVKELEESNWMTFIKLVYQKSKRVDIFVNAMSLVYTTLLSIIPLLIFSFYILTLFNFFGQMSILIDQLKHVILNHLATGTGQTVLNYLQQQIENIDINQLGAISFISLGMVVIFLLARVERTFNRIWGVEKHRDLFKRFVSFWTFITLGTFLVTLSLSLALAVGNIYFASVSLSDTIFLQFLSMIAYFLVFFIAYYLIPNTEVEVLAAIVGGVSSGILFYLAKNLYTIYTTHVVTYNQIYGSLAAAPLFLVWLYLIWMIALLGAVISYVFQHRNNLYYFTDVEDITLGIRILLPLAIMIILHKNFIKEGETGVIIKELIDRINVPSAVIEDELERLKEEGLVVLTRDGKYIPACSTPELPLEQICEVSLLKEGLDIKHIFNDQEVWGIYNAIHQQLESDFRDLTVGDLLKGGPR
- a CDS encoding fumarylacetoacetate hydrolase family protein, giving the protein MKLVRFRKGEKVGYGILKKRRIQKVEGKITGDYQVLDEYYTLSDVELLAPCSPSKVICVGLNYKDHAQELGMELPTEPIIFLKPATTVIGPEDIIKYPKMSQQVDYEAELAVVIKDQIKNITPDQAQEHILGYTCANDVTARDLQRQDGQWTRAKSFDTFAPLGPVIETELAPDSLKIELFKNGELKQTSNTAKMIFSIPKLVSFISQVMSLQPGDVILTGTPPGVGAVDLEDQIEVKIEGIGTLKNKIG
- the cdaA gene encoding diadenylate cyclase CdaA — translated: MEFNFLTIIDLVVTGLIFYKFVMLIRGTRAIQLLKGVLFLFFISFISQQLGFQIFNYLLEQIRTIVLIAIPVIFQPELRRALEKIGRDYLTRHDKVETNIDQIVAAIIRLSESQTGALIVLKRHTGIKEIIDTGLEVDAILSAELLINIFTPKTPLHDGAVIVEKNRIIAANCLLPLTEKRGLSSSLGTRHRAALGISEESDALALVVSEETGTISLANHGKFKYNLDEFSLKEELFKRFEHQE